The following coding sequences are from one Zalophus californianus isolate mZalCal1 chromosome 5, mZalCal1.pri.v2, whole genome shotgun sequence window:
- the LOC113929817 gene encoding AP-4 complex subunit sigma-1-like, giving the protein MIKFFLMVNKQGQTRLAKYYEHVEINKRTVLETEVLKSCLFRSNEQCSFIEFKDFKLVCRRYAALLIVVGVNDTENEMAIYEFIHNFVEVLDEYFSRVTELDIMFNLDKVHIILDEMVLNGCIVETNRARILAPLLILDKMSES; this is encoded by the coding sequence atgataaaatttttccTCATGGTGAATAAACAAGGACAGACCCGACTTGCTAAATACTATGAACATGTGGAGATCAATAAGCGTACAGTTCTGGAAACGGAAGTCCTAAAGAGCTGTCTCTTCCGATCCAATGAACAATGTTCTTTCATTGAATTTAAGGATTTTAAGCTGGTATGTCGGCGGTATGCAGCTCTCCTCATTGTGGTTGGAGTTAATGACACTGAGAATGAGATGGCCATTTATGAATTCATCCATAACTTTGTGGAAGTGTTAGATGAGTACTTCAGCCGAGTGACTGAATTAGATATAATGTTTAATTTGGATAAAGTGCACATCATTTTGGATGAGATGGTGTTAAACGGCTGCATTGTGGAAACGAATCGGGCAAGAATTCTTGCCCCTCTACTCATTCTTGATAAAATGTCAGAAAGCTGA